Part of the Candidatus Eisenbacteria bacterium genome, CATCCGCGTAATCGGAGCGAAGGGATCGGACGCCGGGGTCCAGCCGAACCAGCGTATTGCCGTAGTCGAAAATGACTCCGCGGAGATCGCTCAATTCTTGTCTTGATTCGAGGAGGAGCCGGGGTCGGTTGAGGGTTGCGACACGGGAAGCGTACACTCCCCCTCCGGAACCTGTCAAGGCGCGCCCGGTCGTGGTCGTGCCTCAGGGAGACGTTTCCCCGGTCGCGGAGGCAGTCCAGTGGCGGATCCGATCGGAATCGTGGGCGGCGGGGCGCTGGGAACGCTACTCGCGTCGCGATTCCTCGCGGTAAAAGCCGACGTGCGGGTCGCGGTCCGATCCCGGTCGCGACTCGATGACTTGATGCGGGATTATCCGGCCCTTCGTGCGGGCGTCGGCTTCGAGGTCCTTCGCGGAAGCCGTCTCGTGCTCCTGAGCGTGAAAGCCTACGACGTGGCCGAGGTCGCCGGATCACTCGCCCCTCTGGATCTGCGCGAGGCCCCGATCTGCTCATTTCAAAACGGGTGGGGCCACATGGAAGTCCTTGAGGCGGCTCTGCCCCGCCTTCCCCTTCTCGCGGGCGCGACATCGTTGGGAGCCTACCTGGATGGGCGCGGCGCGCTCCGCGCCGCCGAGGACGGTGCGACCCTGGTCGCGCCGTGGCGCCCGGAGGATCTCGCGCCGGCCGAGCGCGCGGCGGAGACCCTGCGCGGAGCCGGACTCAAGGCGGATGCCCGCCCCGATGCGCGGGCGGTGCTGTGGCGCAAGCTCGTCTTGAACTCGGCCGTGAACCCGCTCACGGCGCTGGCCCGCTGCACCAACGGGACGATCCTGCTCGAGCCCACCCTTTTCGGGGTCGCGAAGCACGCCGCGGGTGAAGCCGCGCGAGTGGGATGGAAGCTTGGGATCCTAGAGAAGGGCTTCGATTACGAGGCGGCGCTCCACTCAATCCTTCACGAAACGGCCGGGAACCGCTCTTCGATGCTGGAAGATCTCGACCGCGGCCGCCGTACTGAGGTCGAGGAGATCACGGGGGCGGTGGTGCGGCTCGCGAAAGAGGCGGGCGAGCCCGCGCCTACGCAGGAGGCGCTGCTCACGCTGATCCGTGCGGCGGAAAACCGCCTCCAAAATTGAGCGGGGCGGCCGCTGGGGCCGCCCCGCTTCGTTCCGCGCTCGACGCCGGGCCGCTTACTTCACGACCACGAGCTGATTCCTCGCGACGCCGTCGGGAGTCTGGAGGATGTAGAAGTACACGCCCGAGGACACCCGCGATCCGATGTTCGACGTGCCGTTCCAGGGCACGCCGTGAGATCCGCTCGACATGACTTGGTCCGCGAGCGTGCTCACGAGACGGCCCGAGATGTCGAAGATCTGGAGCTTGACGCTGCCCGGCCGGCTCAGCTCGAAGCTGATCATCGTTTGTGGGTTGAACGGATTCGGCATGGCGTTCGCATCGGCATGCGCCAGCGCTCCCGAACCGGTCTTCACGACGTCGACCGAAACCGTGCCCTCGAAGGCACCGCCGCCCTTCAGGCTACCCGCGATGGTGACCTCCACGGTGGTACGTCCGCCCGGGAGGCTCGCGA contains:
- a CDS encoding 2-dehydropantoate 2-reductase — translated: MADPIGIVGGGALGTLLASRFLAVKADVRVAVRSRSRLDDLMRDYPALRAGVGFEVLRGSRLVLLSVKAYDVAEVAGSLAPLDLREAPICSFQNGWGHMEVLEAALPRLPLLAGATSLGAYLDGRGALRAAEDGATLVAPWRPEDLAPAERAAETLRGAGLKADARPDARAVLWRKLVLNSAVNPLTALARCTNGTILLEPTLFGVAKHAAGEAARVGWKLGILEKGFDYEAALHSILHETAGNRSSMLEDLDRGRRTEVEEITGAVVRLAKEAGEPAPTQEALLTLIRAAENRLQN